A stretch of the Elusimicrobiota bacterium genome encodes the following:
- a CDS encoding PqqD family protein has product MKLAPFVKFREEKFGAVLFETRSEKVYTLSPTGAAVVREVIAGAESGNLVAKLKEKFEDPSGKMAQEAESFLAQLKEKGLIVE; this is encoded by the coding sequence ATGAAGCTTGCTCCATTCGTGAAGTTCCGGGAAGAGAAGTTCGGCGCGGTGCTCTTCGAGACGCGCTCCGAGAAGGTGTACACGCTGAGCCCCACGGGCGCGGCGGTCGTGCGCGAGGTCATCGCGGGTGCTGAGTCCGGCAACCTCGTCGCCAAGCTCAAGGAGAAGTTCGAGGACCCGTCGGGCAAGATGGCGCAGGAGGCGGAATCGTTCCTCGCCCAGCTGAAGGAAAAGGGATTGATCGTCGAATAA
- a CDS encoding DUF4279 domain-containing protein encodes MQRETTVVRLRITSATLTAAEIEAKLGIKPDESWKIGDRTGTFGAILKDHGYALDSTAMMTTRLEDHFRSMLKRVAPVAQKIGEISAQAKVEIVCSIISKIIPPVSFQKDDLRWMAAMGAQLEVEISMLVDRNARASSEKKPGDKEGPASVF; translated from the coding sequence ATGCAGAGAGAGACCACCGTCGTCCGCCTCCGGATCACGAGCGCCACGCTCACGGCCGCCGAGATCGAGGCCAAGCTCGGCATCAAGCCCGACGAGTCCTGGAAGATCGGGGACCGCACCGGGACCTTCGGGGCGATCCTGAAGGATCATGGGTACGCGCTCGATTCGACGGCGATGATGACGACCAGGCTCGAGGACCACTTCCGCTCGATGCTCAAGCGCGTCGCGCCGGTCGCGCAGAAGATCGGGGAGATCTCGGCGCAGGCCAAGGTCGAGATCGTCTGCTCGATCATCAGCAAGATCATCCCCCCGGTCAGCTTCCAGAAGGACGACCTGCGCTGGATGGCCGCGATGGGCGCCCAGCTCGAGGTGGAGATCTCGATGCTCGTCGACCGGAACGCCCGCGCCTCGAGCGAGAAGAAGCCCGGAGACAAGGAAGGCCCCGCCTCGGTGTTCTGA
- the purH gene encoding bifunctional phosphoribosylaminoimidazolecarboxamide formyltransferase/IMP cyclohydrolase, giving the protein MSARKERAPRTALLHVADRTGVVEFSHALLGLGFELVATGPTATALRLAGIPHKTVSDFVGERLPADALGLLHPKLIAAITDEKPRVDLVAVNLYPLSAATADPALTQDEVLAYVDPVGPALLRAAARSFKLVIPLCDPDDYQQAVDTLKSYDRMLPDRRQTLAAKAFHYCAYYDSTVAQYLGGQWEEFPDEVVIALKKSADLRYGENPHQAGAFYTLSGARPWGLNAAKLHLGRPLVYGHYLDLETAWELVNAFHEPACAIVKHGVPAGFACGEDLAKAARRAYAGDPRGCFRGTAAVNVEVDAAAAGFFAEEFVSCIAAPEFSPKALQLLKTKRDIRLVTLPSKLISAHELDLRAVAGGMLVQERDQRPFIGDLKTISRRQPTDREMRGLVVAWHTAMHARTHAAVIARGTAVIGVGSGQTSRLDAVRLASVKSQERHPILAAGEPLVLASDGALTAEHVLAAVDGGATAVIHPGGASADKDAAEAADSRGVALVSTGVRHFKH; this is encoded by the coding sequence ATGAGCGCCCGCAAGGAGCGCGCGCCGCGGACCGCTTTGCTGCACGTCGCCGACCGCACCGGCGTCGTCGAGTTCTCCCACGCGCTGCTCGGCCTCGGCTTCGAGCTCGTCGCCACGGGCCCGACCGCCACGGCCCTGCGTCTCGCGGGGATCCCCCACAAGACCGTCTCCGACTTCGTCGGCGAGCGCCTGCCCGCCGACGCGCTGGGCCTGCTCCACCCGAAGCTGATCGCGGCCATCACCGACGAGAAGCCGCGGGTGGACCTCGTCGCGGTCAACCTGTACCCGCTCTCCGCGGCGACCGCCGATCCCGCACTGACCCAGGACGAGGTCCTCGCCTACGTCGACCCCGTCGGACCCGCTTTGCTGCGCGCCGCCGCCCGCAGCTTCAAGCTCGTCATCCCCCTGTGCGACCCGGACGACTACCAGCAGGCCGTGGACACGCTGAAGTCCTACGACCGCATGCTCCCCGACCGCCGCCAGACCTTGGCCGCCAAGGCCTTCCACTACTGCGCCTACTACGATTCGACGGTGGCGCAGTACCTCGGCGGCCAGTGGGAGGAGTTCCCAGACGAGGTCGTCATCGCCCTCAAGAAGTCCGCCGACCTGCGCTACGGCGAGAACCCGCACCAGGCGGGCGCCTTCTACACTTTGTCCGGCGCCCGGCCGTGGGGGCTCAACGCGGCCAAGCTCCACCTCGGCCGCCCGCTCGTCTACGGCCATTACCTCGACCTCGAGACCGCCTGGGAGCTCGTCAACGCGTTCCACGAGCCGGCCTGCGCCATCGTCAAGCACGGCGTGCCCGCCGGCTTCGCCTGCGGCGAGGACCTGGCCAAGGCCGCGCGCCGCGCCTACGCGGGCGACCCGCGCGGCTGCTTCCGGGGCACCGCCGCCGTCAACGTCGAGGTCGACGCCGCCGCGGCCGGGTTCTTCGCCGAGGAGTTCGTCTCCTGCATCGCCGCGCCGGAGTTCTCCCCCAAGGCCCTGCAGCTGCTGAAGACCAAGAGAGACATCCGCCTCGTCACCTTGCCCTCGAAGCTGATCTCCGCCCACGAGCTCGACCTGCGCGCGGTCGCGGGCGGCATGCTCGTCCAGGAGCGCGACCAGCGCCCGTTCATCGGCGACCTGAAGACGATCTCCCGCCGCCAGCCCACCGACCGCGAGATGCGCGGCCTGGTCGTGGCCTGGCACACCGCGATGCACGCGCGCACGCACGCCGCCGTCATCGCGCGCGGCACCGCCGTCATCGGCGTGGGCTCGGGCCAGACCTCGCGGCTCGACGCGGTGCGCCTGGCCAGCGTGAAATCCCAGGAGCGCCACCCCATACTCGCCGCCGGCGAGCCGCTCGTGCTGGCCTCCGACGGCGCGCTGACCGCCGAGCACGTCCTCGCCGCCGTCGACGGAGGTGCGACCGCCGTCATCCATCCCGGCGGCGCCTCCGCGGACAAGGACGCCGCCGAGGCCGCCGACTCCCGCGGCGTCGCCCTCGTCTCCACCGGCGTCCGCCACTTCAAGCACTGA
- a CDS encoding prenyltransferase: MTDVFAAPHAPAEQTLVMKVASVVRYRFFLYAGLLPYFLGGAWAYGVEKSFNPGVFLLGLFGIFLSVVGVESFNEYFDAKMGTDRVFNPDAEEYIPEWMFSLGVTAFAVAAAIGFYLAWEGGWPIVLYTLLGGAAAVWYVGPPIRWVYRGLGETVIGLSYGPWMVLGSLHLNTHRFSWGALLASLVPGLLITALATVNNIPDFHQDRLVGKKNLVVRLGRKNGRVLYLALSAVGLLIIPLGVVLGVFPRLTVLAALAGLPLWFMSLKAGESTWDTPRLFMPAIRSIVQCYALTTALFAVFMGLGR, encoded by the coding sequence ATGACCGACGTCTTCGCCGCCCCGCACGCCCCCGCCGAGCAGACCCTCGTGATGAAGGTCGCCTCGGTGGTTCGCTACAGGTTCTTCCTGTACGCGGGGCTGCTGCCGTATTTCCTGGGCGGCGCGTGGGCGTACGGAGTCGAGAAGTCATTCAACCCCGGCGTATTCTTGCTGGGGCTGTTCGGGATATTCCTGTCGGTCGTGGGCGTGGAAAGCTTCAACGAGTACTTCGACGCCAAGATGGGCACCGACCGCGTCTTCAACCCCGACGCCGAGGAGTACATCCCTGAGTGGATGTTCTCCCTCGGCGTGACCGCCTTCGCCGTCGCCGCCGCCATCGGTTTTTATCTGGCGTGGGAAGGCGGCTGGCCCATCGTCCTTTATACGCTCCTCGGCGGCGCGGCCGCGGTCTGGTACGTCGGGCCGCCCATCCGCTGGGTGTACCGGGGCTTGGGGGAGACCGTCATCGGGCTTTCGTACGGGCCGTGGATGGTCCTGGGTTCGCTTCACCTCAACACTCATCGATTCTCATGGGGAGCTCTCCTCGCGTCGCTCGTGCCCGGTCTTCTGATTACGGCGCTGGCGACGGTCAACAACATCCCCGATTTCCATCAAGATCGTCTCGTCGGCAAGAAGAATCTGGTGGTCCGCCTCGGACGGAAGAACGGAAGGGTGCTGTACCTGGCGCTGTCCGCCGTCGGACTTCTCATCATCCCGCTCGGCGTCGTTCTTGGCGTCTTCCCCAGGCTGACGGTCCTCGCCGCGTTGGCCGGCTTACCTTTGTGGTTCATGTCGTTGAAGGCCGGTGAATCGACGTGGGACACGCCCCGCCTGTTCATGCCCGCCATCCGCTCCATCGTGCAGTGCTACGCGCTGACGACGGCGCTGTTCGCGGTCTTCATGGGGCTCGGCCGATGA
- the ligA gene encoding NAD-dependent DNA ligase LigA, with protein sequence MSARKTPKAETSALRAEVHSLRAEIREHDRRYYELEAPTIADAEYDALVARLKALEKAHPELRSPDSPTEKVSGAPASSFAPVKHARPMLSLDNTYNEGEIRAWGDRVLKNLPPGERPLFILEQKLDGLSCALTYEKGRLVRAATRGDGETGEDVTGNARFVGNVPDELDGPNVPDILEIRGEVVLFFEDFKKINEEEQRAGREPFVNPRNCASGSLRQKDPRVTKGRRLKFFVHSYGDWKPDHDFPGHAAFLEGCRRMGFSVEPFTKAKSIDEVVAQYDAFRDEGVAKLPYAVDGLVVKVDSFAQQKRLGFTAKSPRWAVAFKYPAQQATSVVRDVEFSVGRTGAITPVAKVEPVFCAGVTISSVTLHNFEEIERLGLHIGDRVLIERAGEVIPKVVKVVEKKKGGRAIAPPRKCPDCGSPVVKEEGLVAYRCDNVSCPAQLRRTLEHFASRPAMDIVGLGDSAVDQLVGKGLVKDVADVYGLTKETLLGLELFADKKADNLLAQIEASKAKTLDRVLFALGIRHIGEKTAETIAERMDLEALLKASAADFQAVPDIGPIVAASLHAFFSSKAGKDLIARLAKHGLKMTKPDRVIAAGAPFAGMTFVFTGALTKFTRDEAEEKVKALGGKASGSVSAKTTYVVYGEDAGSKLKKASELGVKTLTEAEFEKMLP encoded by the coding sequence ATGTCCGCAAGAAAGACCCCGAAGGCTGAGACTTCGGCGCTGCGCGCCGAAGTCCATTCGCTGCGCGCCGAGATCCGCGAGCACGACCGGCGCTACTACGAGCTCGAGGCCCCGACCATCGCCGACGCCGAGTACGACGCGCTGGTCGCGCGGCTGAAGGCGCTCGAGAAGGCCCATCCCGAGCTGCGCTCGCCCGACTCGCCGACCGAGAAGGTCTCCGGCGCGCCCGCCTCCTCGTTCGCGCCGGTCAAGCACGCGCGGCCCATGCTGTCGCTCGACAACACCTACAACGAGGGCGAGATCCGCGCCTGGGGCGACCGAGTGCTCAAGAACCTCCCGCCCGGCGAACGCCCGCTCTTCATCCTGGAGCAGAAGCTCGACGGCCTGTCCTGCGCGCTGACCTACGAGAAGGGCCGCCTCGTCCGCGCCGCGACCCGCGGCGACGGAGAGACCGGCGAGGACGTCACCGGGAACGCCCGGTTCGTGGGCAACGTACCCGACGAACTCGACGGCCCGAACGTACCGGATATACTCGAGATCCGCGGCGAGGTCGTCCTGTTCTTCGAGGACTTCAAGAAGATCAACGAGGAGGAGCAGCGCGCCGGCCGCGAGCCCTTCGTCAACCCGCGCAACTGCGCCTCCGGGTCCCTGCGCCAGAAGGACCCCCGGGTGACTAAGGGACGGCGACTAAAATTCTTCGTCCACTCCTACGGCGACTGGAAGCCGGACCACGATTTCCCCGGCCACGCCGCCTTCCTCGAGGGCTGCCGGCGCATGGGCTTCAGCGTCGAGCCCTTCACCAAGGCGAAGTCGATCGACGAGGTCGTCGCGCAGTACGACGCCTTCCGCGACGAGGGCGTCGCGAAGCTGCCGTACGCCGTGGACGGCCTGGTGGTCAAAGTCGACTCGTTCGCGCAGCAGAAGCGGCTCGGCTTCACGGCCAAGTCCCCGCGCTGGGCGGTCGCGTTCAAGTATCCGGCCCAGCAGGCCACGTCCGTCGTGCGCGACGTCGAGTTCTCGGTCGGCCGCACCGGGGCGATCACGCCCGTCGCCAAGGTCGAGCCCGTGTTCTGCGCCGGAGTCACGATCTCCTCCGTCACGCTCCACAATTTCGAGGAGATCGAACGCCTGGGCCTTCACATAGGCGACCGCGTCCTCATCGAGCGCGCCGGCGAGGTCATCCCGAAGGTCGTCAAGGTCGTCGAGAAGAAGAAAGGCGGCCGGGCGATCGCTCCCCCGAGGAAGTGCCCCGATTGCGGCTCCCCCGTCGTCAAGGAGGAGGGCCTCGTCGCCTACCGGTGCGACAACGTCTCCTGCCCCGCCCAGCTGCGGCGCACCCTGGAGCACTTCGCCTCCCGCCCGGCCATGGACATCGTGGGCCTGGGCGACTCCGCCGTGGACCAGCTCGTCGGCAAGGGCCTGGTCAAGGACGTCGCGGACGTCTACGGCCTGACGAAGGAGACCTTGCTGGGCCTCGAGCTGTTCGCCGACAAGAAAGCCGACAACCTCCTCGCCCAGATCGAGGCGAGCAAGGCCAAAACCCTCGATCGGGTCCTCTTCGCCCTGGGAATCCGTCACATCGGCGAGAAGACCGCGGAGACGATCGCCGAGCGCATGGACCTCGAGGCCCTCCTGAAGGCCTCGGCCGCGGACTTCCAGGCCGTCCCCGATATCGGCCCCATCGTCGCGGCCTCCCTCCACGCCTTCTTCTCGTCGAAGGCCGGCAAGGACCTGATCGCCCGCCTCGCCAAGCACGGCCTGAAGATGACCAAGCCCGATCGGGTGATCGCCGCGGGCGCCCCGTTCGCGGGCATGACCTTCGTGTTCACCGGCGCCTTGACCAAGTTCACGCGCGACGAGGCCGAGGAGAAGGTCAAGGCGCTCGGCGGCAAGGCGAGCGGCTCGGTCTCCGCCAAGACGACCTACGTCGTGTACGGCGAGGACGCCGGCTCGAAGCTCAAGAAGGCGAGCGAGCTCGGCGTGAAGACCCTGACCGAGGCCGAGTTCGAGAAGATGCTGCCATGA
- a CDS encoding radical SAM protein, with protein MDRRGASVGDYGAPLFLAWQLSNRCTGRCLHCCEESGPDKAWPDEMNREQALSLTRQIVENGIAYVAFGGGEPMGSPWAIEIFETLTKGGVEIKIETNGLDLDDKACDKLKELKIACVQISIDGATAAVHEKLRPGSGYAPAWAAIDRLVERGLEPELVFIPTKINVQDAVAVYEQAARRGVRTFVTGPMMRLGRAAHAWDTLACSDEDWKEAVMGLKAAAAALKGPKLAIYPWGIQQEMVTRAESPQSMVLVVPNGRAKLLNALPFAVADLKTETLASAWPKVGAAWKSKEVQDFVRRAQTETDLLKHANECWDVKVAV; from the coding sequence ATGGACCGGAGAGGGGCGTCCGTGGGCGACTACGGCGCCCCTCTCTTTCTTGCCTGGCAGCTGAGCAACCGCTGCACGGGCCGCTGCCTGCACTGCTGCGAGGAGTCGGGGCCGGACAAGGCGTGGCCCGACGAGATGAACCGCGAGCAGGCGCTTTCGCTCACCCGGCAGATCGTCGAGAACGGCATCGCGTACGTCGCCTTCGGCGGCGGAGAACCCATGGGCAGCCCGTGGGCGATCGAGATATTCGAGACCCTCACGAAAGGCGGGGTCGAGATCAAGATCGAGACGAACGGATTGGATCTCGACGATAAGGCCTGCGATAAATTAAAAGAATTAAAGATAGCGTGTGTTCAGATCTCGATCGACGGCGCCACCGCGGCCGTCCACGAGAAGCTCAGGCCGGGCTCTGGTTACGCCCCCGCTTGGGCGGCGATCGACCGGCTTGTTGAGCGCGGGCTCGAACCCGAGTTGGTATTCATACCGACAAAAATAAATGTCCAGGACGCGGTGGCGGTCTATGAACAAGCCGCGCGGCGCGGCGTGCGCACCTTCGTGACCGGTCCTATGATGCGCCTCGGCCGCGCCGCTCACGCGTGGGACACCTTGGCCTGCTCCGACGAGGACTGGAAGGAGGCCGTGATGGGCCTCAAGGCCGCGGCGGCCGCCTTGAAAGGCCCCAAGCTCGCGATCTATCCGTGGGGCATCCAGCAGGAGATGGTGACCCGCGCCGAGAGCCCCCAATCGATGGTGCTCGTGGTCCCCAACGGCCGCGCCAAGCTGCTCAACGCTTTGCCGTTCGCCGTGGCTGACCTCAAGACGGAGACCTTGGCTTCCGCGTGGCCCAAGGTCGGAGCCGCCTGGAAGTCCAAGGAAGTGCAGGACTTCGTTCGCCGCGCCCAGACCGAGACCGACCTCCTCAAGCACGCCAACGAGTGCTGGGACGTGAAGGTCGCCGTCTAG
- a CDS encoding RNA-directed DNA polymerase: MTIAAKTLCVRALNYWRPYHLETYLGIRYVAESSTVHADGKWLNLAIGRKRQSRTNIRSLIFPRFKGWNKTGGSDIREFSASSPISALIETDILEELRTAPRFNNRNHIYSYRWPRANSPRIFEHYMKGYAQRNREITERLIGSEDKVVIVADIQRFYPNIDRTRLAEQIRAMKRADLGESKSSIREHLELFLTAPSDSGLPIAPPTSHILANLALEDVDAHFCAKYPNHYFRYVDDIIVITDEDNAKAVLAELAEKVSVAGFKLNEDKTDVISSSAWITHCPQFEYTTDSFEDLLTRTTLACALKPDTIGEFGKVCDDEGVLLPINRVRDRSTSGRVRRWFHVLMANGLIDTTTAETFGPKDFQHNIRRLRARLADQLKDVFSETETFSPMMRRWQLQRKRYLLSRLFYITPTNELPIFLPIVKSDPELSETQALFESVITKDAGPLLHFPGAPVAAFCSVARRLGVIRMTGGKMAVPTSTNIAALSTLITAGVIAYSEDDPINAGKEQDRRLLALASRRLKPRSHFSIDYFDEINALQSGFSSGQSQEFLATRYDLDEDLSLEALLIGGDTNSGTA; encoded by the coding sequence ATGACAATCGCGGCCAAGACGTTATGCGTCCGCGCTTTAAATTATTGGCGCCCCTATCATCTCGAGACTTATCTGGGAATTCGCTACGTTGCGGAATCTTCGACGGTTCACGCGGACGGCAAATGGCTCAACTTGGCGATTGGCCGCAAGCGCCAGTCCCGAACTAACATTCGTTCTTTAATTTTCCCTCGGTTTAAAGGCTGGAACAAGACGGGCGGCTCAGATATTCGGGAATTCTCGGCCTCCAGCCCAATCTCCGCCTTAATCGAAACCGACATTCTGGAAGAACTTCGAACGGCGCCCCGCTTCAACAATCGGAATCACATCTACAGCTACCGCTGGCCCAGGGCAAATAGTCCGAGGATTTTCGAGCATTACATGAAGGGCTACGCCCAACGTAATCGGGAGATTACTGAGCGCTTGATCGGCAGCGAAGACAAGGTTGTGATTGTTGCCGACATCCAGCGCTTCTATCCCAACATAGATAGAACGCGATTGGCTGAACAGATTCGTGCAATGAAGAGGGCAGACCTCGGAGAAAGCAAATCTTCCATTCGCGAACACTTGGAATTATTCCTAACCGCGCCGTCCGATTCTGGGTTACCTATTGCTCCACCGACCAGTCACATTCTTGCGAATCTCGCGCTTGAGGATGTGGACGCGCACTTTTGCGCCAAATACCCAAACCACTATTTCCGCTACGTGGACGACATAATCGTTATCACAGATGAAGATAATGCCAAAGCTGTTCTTGCGGAATTAGCAGAGAAAGTATCCGTCGCTGGCTTTAAGCTGAACGAGGACAAAACAGACGTTATATCTTCGTCCGCATGGATTACTCACTGCCCACAGTTTGAATACACCACGGACAGTTTTGAAGACCTCCTCACCCGCACAACGCTAGCGTGCGCCCTCAAGCCCGACACCATTGGCGAATTCGGAAAAGTGTGCGATGATGAAGGGGTTCTCCTCCCCATCAATCGCGTTCGGGATCGCTCCACATCAGGACGAGTGAGGCGATGGTTTCACGTCCTCATGGCAAATGGACTAATTGATACCACCACCGCGGAAACATTTGGACCGAAGGATTTTCAACACAATATTCGTCGATTAAGAGCACGGTTAGCCGATCAACTTAAGGATGTATTTTCTGAAACTGAAACGTTTTCGCCGATGATGCGTCGATGGCAATTACAACGGAAGCGCTATCTACTTAGCCGTCTGTTTTACATTACACCCACCAACGAACTCCCCATTTTTCTGCCTATCGTCAAATCCGACCCTGAACTGTCAGAAACTCAAGCCCTTTTTGAAAGTGTCATAACGAAGGATGCGGGCCCCTTACTTCACTTTCCAGGAGCGCCCGTTGCTGCATTCTGCTCCGTCGCTCGCAGACTCGGAGTTATACGAATGACGGGCGGGAAAATGGCAGTTCCGACCTCCACTAATATTGCAGCGCTTTCGACTTTAATCACGGCAGGGGTAATCGCATACTCTGAGGATGACCCGATAAATGCGGGAAAAGAACAAGACCGCCGCCTGCTAGCTCTTGCCAGCAGAAGACTTAAGCCTCGATCCCATTTTTCGATTGATTATTTCGATGAGATAAACGCTCTTCAGTCCGGCTTTTCTTCGGGACAGTCGCAAGAATTTCTTGCGACCCGATACGATCTTGATGAGGACTTATCTCTAGAAGCACTATTAATCGGCGGGGACACGAATTCAGGCACCGCCTAG
- a CDS encoding radical SAM protein, which translates to MRIEAFSSPTMVTWQLTRDCDLACLHCCTDSAPGKALPGELTREQALKLSAEIVAAGVPYAMIVGGEPTLVPHFAEVCKTLSDGGVLLKIETNGHNFDVNTLKGLAIRSVQISLDGASQAVYGRQRVNGNLEKAAAACRAVVAAGLPLEVTFAPTTLNVFEAEAVIDLAAELGAFRFNTGQLMRLGTAARLWDKLEPSKDDYAAFLRVLERKERDYAGKMELCYKPFSLAEEMAHRVFQPSGTLLLLPDGRVKVVAPLPFTCADLKSQTFLEAWEAYKSAWADSRVKRALERLAAEPSASAQANQWVALDDLKDMPVVV; encoded by the coding sequence ATGAGGATCGAGGCTTTCTCGTCGCCGACGATGGTCACCTGGCAGCTGACCCGCGACTGCGACCTGGCCTGCCTGCACTGCTGCACCGACTCCGCCCCGGGCAAGGCCCTCCCCGGCGAATTGACGCGGGAGCAGGCCTTGAAGCTGTCGGCCGAGATCGTCGCCGCGGGCGTGCCCTACGCGATGATCGTCGGCGGGGAGCCGACGCTCGTTCCCCACTTCGCCGAGGTGTGCAAGACGCTGTCCGACGGCGGGGTCCTCCTCAAGATCGAGACCAACGGCCACAATTTCGACGTGAACACGCTCAAAGGCCTCGCTATCCGCTCGGTCCAGATATCCTTGGACGGCGCCTCGCAGGCGGTGTACGGCCGCCAGCGAGTGAACGGGAATCTGGAGAAAGCGGCGGCGGCCTGCCGCGCCGTCGTCGCCGCGGGGCTTCCGCTCGAGGTCACCTTCGCCCCGACGACCTTGAACGTCTTCGAGGCCGAGGCCGTCATCGACCTCGCCGCCGAGCTCGGCGCCTTCCGCTTCAACACCGGACAGCTCATGCGCCTGGGCACCGCCGCCCGCCTCTGGGACAAGCTCGAGCCGTCCAAGGACGATTACGCGGCGTTCTTGCGCGTGCTCGAGCGCAAGGAGCGGGATTACGCCGGGAAGATGGAGCTGTGCTACAAGCCCTTCTCGCTGGCCGAGGAGATGGCGCACCGGGTTTTCCAGCCCTCGGGCACATTACTGTTACTTCCCGACGGGCGAGTGAAGGTCGTGGCACCCCTGCCCTTTACATGCGCCGACCTCAAATCGCAAACTTTCCTGGAAGCCTGGGAGGCGTACAAGAGCGCCTGGGCCGACTCTCGCGTGAAAAGGGCTCTTGAACGCCTCGCCGCCGAGCCGTCCGCGTCGGCGCAGGCGAACCAGTGGGTCGCGTTGGACGATTTGAAAGATATGCCGGTCGTGGTCTGA
- a CDS encoding radical SAM protein translates to MEDKETSDLGAPLYVAWQITNECNLACLHCIEESGPGKAFKDELTTEQAYGIIDQLVKSEVPYVSFSGGEPMVRPDFFGMVERITKGGVGLKIETNGHYLTKENCKKLKDLGIKAVQVSLDGASNASFNKMRVHGRFEEALNGIRNLREAGIPIEINFVPARFNIKEIGAAVDLAHEIGAYSFYTGKLMFTGNAVRTWGITAPDEADYPEFFATLKAKTDQYKGKMRVYYHEMGLLEALRYRLLNPAALFIILPNGKVKLINALPFTCGDLKTDTLGQVWAQFQKAWQSPRVSAFIDRLAEDPNIVSRLHQWEEVGAA, encoded by the coding sequence ATGGAAGACAAAGAGACGTCGGACCTCGGCGCGCCCCTGTACGTCGCCTGGCAGATCACCAACGAGTGCAACCTCGCCTGCCTCCACTGCATCGAGGAGAGCGGCCCGGGCAAGGCGTTCAAGGACGAGCTGACCACCGAGCAGGCCTACGGCATCATCGACCAGCTCGTGAAGTCCGAGGTCCCGTACGTCTCCTTCTCCGGCGGCGAGCCCATGGTGCGCCCCGACTTCTTCGGCATGGTGGAGCGCATCACCAAGGGCGGCGTCGGCCTCAAGATCGAGACGAACGGTCATTATCTGACCAAAGAGAACTGTAAGAAACTGAAGGACCTCGGCATCAAGGCCGTGCAGGTCTCCCTCGACGGCGCCAGCAACGCGTCCTTCAACAAGATGCGCGTCCACGGCCGCTTCGAGGAGGCCCTGAACGGGATCAGGAACCTGCGCGAGGCGGGGATCCCCATCGAGATCAACTTCGTTCCGGCCCGCTTCAATATCAAGGAGATCGGGGCGGCCGTCGACCTCGCCCACGAGATCGGCGCCTACTCGTTCTACACCGGCAAGCTGATGTTCACGGGCAACGCGGTGCGCACCTGGGGCATCACCGCCCCCGACGAGGCGGACTACCCCGAGTTCTTCGCCACCCTCAAGGCCAAGACCGACCAGTACAAGGGCAAGATGCGCGTGTACTACCACGAGATGGGCCTGCTCGAGGCGCTGCGCTACCGCCTGCTCAACCCGGCGGCGCTGTTCATCATCCTGCCCAACGGCAAGGTCAAGCTCATCAACGCGCTCCCGTTCACCTGCGGCGACCTGAAGACCGACACGCTCGGCCAGGTGTGGGCCCAGTTCCAGAAGGCGTGGCAGAGCCCGCGCGTCTCGGCGTTCATCGACCGCCTGGCCGAGGACCCGAACATCGTCTCCCGCCTTCACCAGTGGGAGGAGGTCGGCGCCGCATGA